A genome region from Brachymonas denitrificans includes the following:
- the pilM gene encoding pilus assembly protein PilM: MKWIRLGAGWPWKRQSAPVMALGLYRGTQEWRLLQLVRGREGGLRVHAAGVLAVRDAADEGRPGAEPEGLRLRAWMGDCGVVASTVVAGLPRSALRLWRMQVPAGLDAEDMEHMALLDAQGRHGLSGEAWCVDFGVLGPAARMDEGVELLVAAAPRAEVEGWQQGLHSAGLPLQMLEVAAHAAKAAVLRAWRCQAGEGTGCHCIVLWEEEVATLLWMLDGVLLEEQGLEVRETPELAAGFAHHCRVRGVELQQIWLAVDVPMAEAGLLRLYEALRQGIGMACRDEAEPAVQWLQPWCGMAFGDAGVHERLLAQASGWWTVCGLALRGVDAWSC; this comes from the coding sequence ATGAAATGGATCAGGCTAGGGGCTGGGTGGCCATGGAAGCGCCAATCGGCCCCGGTGATGGCGCTGGGGCTGTATCGCGGTACGCAGGAGTGGCGCCTGCTGCAACTGGTGCGCGGGCGCGAAGGCGGCTTGCGCGTGCATGCGGCTGGCGTATTGGCAGTGCGCGATGCGGCGGATGAGGGGCGCCCCGGGGCGGAGCCCGAGGGCTTGCGCCTGCGGGCCTGGATGGGCGACTGCGGGGTGGTGGCCTCCACGGTGGTGGCAGGCTTGCCGCGCTCGGCCCTGCGCCTGTGGCGCATGCAGGTGCCGGCTGGACTGGACGCAGAGGACATGGAGCATATGGCTCTGCTGGATGCGCAGGGCCGGCACGGGCTTTCCGGGGAAGCCTGGTGTGTGGATTTTGGCGTGCTCGGGCCTGCTGCACGGATGGACGAGGGTGTGGAGCTGCTGGTGGCAGCAGCGCCCCGGGCTGAAGTGGAGGGTTGGCAGCAAGGGCTGCATTCGGCCGGGCTGCCGCTGCAGATGCTGGAGGTGGCTGCCCATGCGGCCAAGGCGGCCGTGCTGCGGGCCTGGCGCTGCCAGGCCGGGGAAGGCACGGGTTGTCACTGCATTGTGTTGTGGGAAGAGGAGGTGGCGACCCTGCTGTGGATGCTGGACGGGGTGCTGCTGGAAGAGCAAGGGCTGGAGGTACGCGAAACGCCGGAGCTGGCGGCAGGCTTTGCCCACCACTGCCGGGTGCGTGGGGTGGAACTGCAGCAGATCTGGCTGGCGGTGGATGTGCCGATGGCGGAGGCCGGGTTGCTGCGGCTGTATGAGGCGCTGCGGCAGGGGATTGGCATGGCCTGCAGGGATGAGGCGGAGCCGGCCGTGCAGTGGCTGCAGCCCTGGTGCGGCATGGCGTTCGGTGATGCGGGTGTGCACGAACGGCTGCTCGCGCAGGCATCGGGCTGGTGGACCGTCTGTGGGCTGGCCTTGCGCGGGGTGGATGCATGGTCCTGCTGA